The genomic stretch TTAGAatgcaaatacataaaatacatgtCACTATATTTATCACTATTCTTAAATGTTTTCATTTATATTTCTAAACTTTAGGAATAATATCTCcatttattttaagaaatttcAAAATCGTAATCAATACCATTACATAGGGGCAggtgattatttttatgttgatacTCCTTACAATTAGaatggattttttctttctttaatatGATTCATAATAAGCTCAGCAACAGGTTTATGTTGTTATATTCTAAGGCCATTGCTTTTTCCCGTCCGATGTGTTTTCAGCCACTCTTATGAAAACCAAAAATGTCCTTCGTGCATTCGAAGATTAGGATTTGAAAACCAAAAAAGGTGACTTTAGTGTCACTTGGACCCCCCTGTTGGTGGCTTAGAGGGAATTGAATTCCTTTTGTCTTGGACATTCCGTCAAAATATAAATTTGAACATTCTTCGGTTTGGGGTTATATGGCGAGGAGGAGATTGAACACCTTTTGCTTTGGGTGATTTTGTGTTGAGGCGGAAATTGTGCACTTTTGGCCCAGTGAGTCTTATGATATGGGGAAACTGAAAACTTTTTCGTCTTAGATATGCGAGGTGGAAACTTGACACCTTCAGGGGAGGGGGCAGGGATCCCAAAATTTTGTTATCTTTTAATATCTCTTTAAGTATTATGTGATTCCAAACTAGGAGCTATTTGATGTATTTTTTACATGATCGTTTTCACCTTGTTTCTAAGATTATGCTATTAAATATAAATGATTACTCATTTAGAGGAGAGTATCTTAAGACTCAGTCACTTTGTTTAAGGAGAAGTTTCAGTCTAGTCCTTCTCTTTTCATAAGAGGAAAGGGTTGCACTCGACCACACTTTGTGGCGTATACTCTGGTATGTGCTTCTTTTAAAGTTCCTCAACTAGAAACATGTTGGTTTTAAGTGTCAGTTCATTGCTTATTTATTCAACAAACTCTCTTTGTCAACTTAAAGGATCAATCTCTATAAGAATCATTGCATTTGAGTCATTCGCCATCTAGAATGGTGTTTCTCCTGTGTAGAGTTGCGTAAAGGCTTTTGCGATTTTCGGTTCGTACAGATGTTGTAACATTGACTGTGGTCGTCGCATTGTGAATTAatcacaatttgttctttaaccTAAAAACGGTGAATAGTGGTATCCATATCACCATCTTCCGATACcgttttattcgtgggttttcgCGATCGCGGATCGATTTTTTAAGACCTTAGGGGTGCTCTATCGATTTTTTTGGTGCTATGGTTATCATATATTTGGATCACTAGATAGCTTATGAACTGCTCATGTAAGAATTATTCATTCAATCATGTATGGatggttttatttttgtttttgatgtAAATATCTAAATCTTTTACCTGATGTTAATTTTTGAGTTGTTTATTGACAGAGGACAAAcaagcaagcaacaaaagatagAGTCATAAATCATAATATAAAGTTTTCCTTTTCTAACATTCCTAACCAATCTAAGCATATCAAATGGTAAAACAAAACTCAAAACTCATCATCACTTTCTTCGAATTACAACAATGATCCAAAACTTCTAACAAAAATAATAACTATGAtcatctcgatcagtttgacggAACATGGTAGTATTTGCCTTTACAAGTGCATCTGTAAACGATAGGACACGACTCTGTCATGGCGCATTTGATGAAACCCACCATAACCCTCTTGCAAGGCGAACATGGTCCACATGCATGCGAACAATCTGGAATCGTAGAACCATTCGGGTAGAGTTCCATCGCCGTGTTGTCTTCTCTTGTTTCTTCCTACAAAATCACAAGTACATAAACACCAAACATCAATTAACCATTCACTCCCTTCGATACAATATCGAAACTAAATGTGCCAAACCTTTTCGCCTCTAATTTCTGATTTCTCTTCTTGCAAGCGCGTTAACTTTGCTGGAAAACGAGAAGAAAAAACAGAATATGTCATATTCTCGAACGTGTTGTTATTCAGAGTTTGTATATTTTTGCTCATTTTGCGCATGATACATACTACTGATGCAACTATGAGAAAAACATCATTATCATGTTTTAGTTTCAAACATATGTAAATTGTAAAACTTGTTGCTTACCGTGATTTGGGATCACCCTAAGGCTCCAACCGATCGAAAACAGCGTGAAGAAAATCACAACAAGTAAATATTTGTGAGCTCGAAGCGAGTATGTGCTCATATTTGAAGGAACTACAGACTCAAGTGtagttcaaaatcaattttcattaATAGAGAAAATCAGAAAATGCAGACTAGTATTATATATACACCAAGATTCATTGGGTTCCCTATTAAATGTGCAACGAGATCCATGTCTGCAACATTTCACATGATACACGGCCTTCTATTAATTATACCTCACAAGTTTTGGTTTGTccaagaaataataaatattgaaCGAAATAAATATCAGTATGAATTGATCATAGACTAAAAATTAAGggaatatttaaatttgaataattattttaagtTGTCTGGATACTATTAGGAATGTTTGGTTTAACCTATCAAACAAAAGGGAAATATCAAGTGGAGGAGCAGAAAAAAATATGTTAgaagaatgttggcattaattgAAACATGCTGGACAAGTGAAAACTCTTGTGTCATCAATTCAATAAGTGTAGGAATTTGGATTATCAATTCATAAGATAGAAAATGAGACCATGATTTGATTTTATGAGAAACTAATAGAAAATGATGACAAGAGTCAACAaggtatatatatgtataaaatgatataaatatttataaatataaggcTTAATAGAGTTTAAAAAAATGTCCGCGACCGTAAAAATGGTTACGACAAAATGGTTTTGACAGGTGTTAATGTCGGTATCgttattactattttttatattgaagaATAAATTGTGATTAATTTATACCGCGATGATCGCAGTCAGTGTCGCGACACCTATACCGACCGAAATCACAATGCGAACGACTATGGCCGTTTTTTAAAACATGTTTTAGTCATTACCTTTTTAAATTTAGTCATTTAAAGAATGAAttcatttttatctttatttccCTTTAGAGATAATTTAttaacattatttatttttttataatttttaaaaattaatagagaTTAGTCTTGCAAACTGCAATAATATAAAGGGCTaaaatttcaataaatatttaatataaactaAACTTAAAAATTTATACTTTTGTTGGAATTAAGCATGTACTTAATCCTAAATATAAATAAGATATGATCAATAATATCATAGATTTGTGATTAATGTTATCTCAAGAGAGATTGTTAATTTCTTTAGCCAGTGAGTAATTAACTATGCAGTCACTAAGTAACATGGAACGAACTTGAGCATAAGAGGACGGGGTCATGTGTCGAGCACTAGATCCAACATGGCCCATTATTTCCCTTTCACAAAATGCCACCCtccaatttattattattttttatttcaaatttacttCTGATGAGATACAAAGAATTTTCGGTATATTACGCGGAAATTTCTGGTAGTGTATTTGAAATTTTTGGAATAtcggaaattttaaatttatggaAGGTACTATAAATTTCAGTTATAATGAAATTTTCGGTATGTTTCAATATTAGATTTTTTCAACGGTTGAGATTTTACCGACACTTTTGGAGGGTCTTTATTGCACCGACACATATGTGTGGTCTAGAATGCATCACCATTTGTATGAATAAGGGTCTTAGGGTTATTGGATAACATACCTTAACAAAATGTCTCTTCCTCATTATTTGATTAATGTAGTCGTGTATTTTAATGGCCGCAACCCTGCTGTTGAAACCAAGAGTCCAGATGGCCCCAAATCCTTTGCCACCTTGAAAAAAACGTTGAATAGTTTGCTGCCTGATTCCGATAACAGAAGGGCGACAATGATTGTGTTTCGGGAGGGCTGGATTGATacaaatggaagggtgaaatTCAACCTAAAtgagttgaagaatgatgaagatgtgaaggccATGTGAAAATCATTTCTccgtaggataactaaaggtGCGACCGAGTTGGACGCGCAGATCCGCAGAACCGTGGACGACATAATGAAGTGTCTGAATCTTCCAGAGTCATCTGTTAGTGTCTAGGTTTTCATGTTTCAGAGTACTGTTTATGTTTGTTTTTTGTCATCTgatgtttgttaactatgtttgtttgttattgatgttattttattttctttacctaATCGAAACATGTACTATCAAAAAAGATGATGCAATAAACAAGATGTCTGTccaaaatatacatacaatacaaccataaaaaaataaagacaaaatatcctttttggtcccgtatgttaacctcagggttcattttggtcccttaacttcaaaaagttccaatatgaaactttttgaagttaagggaccaaaatgaactctgaggttaacatacgggaccaaaaaggatattttgccaAAATAAATCTACATAGGCCCTCCACGGGAAACATCGACTGTaatacccttctaaaccccacggcaattaaacaatttaaaatcagagtaacatgcacaaaagcgtcacaattcataataaaataaacatcatcagtcataagtcatgcattcactgaagaaaacaccttaacataactcataaatcaataactcatgtttacacagcggaataaatcaTCAACTAGCATTCCATCATTAATGCTTTCaatcttcaaaataaattaaacaaaacagagttaatgtcataaataaaaaaacagcgttccccagtgttacatctatcagagcatgacccgacgctaactgaCATATTGaatcatgagctaatcctcaccgagtcgaagccgctatcctcaatctgaaaaatatagcgtaagggtgagtctcattcgcaattaacaaatattattgcattataaataacaatacatccatagttatattattcactcaATTCATCTATATTCAAATAGTCCATCATTCACACAAAGGACATATCACCAAAGCATAATAATGAaatacattcaatcatgttatcaaattcatgcatatgaatgcaactgactctatgcatgtggtaccaaacatcaccagtggaaatcatccaccgaccgatctatcatcatccagatacggccctgccagcacaaattccacacaatgggaattctgcccttcactgaatcctctcatcatctaggattcagccctcatcaatgtgtatgaatgcatgcaaacatatatataaaatactttcatcatcaccattctatgagtagcatcatctatactcatttcatcatcatcatcatcatcatcatcattaataagcatgttcatatatacattaacatcattcaatacaatcaaatcatcagtaaaccacaaggtcacatcacaaggtttactcattctcaaacagcacacaaaacaggcctacagattgaaagttacgcatcattgaactttccagaaaaatcacaaaaaaacagAATTTTCACATACAGAAGCCATACACGTATCACcaatcccatacgcgtatcaccctttgtccatacgcgtatcatacgcgtatcaccagaatccaaaatggcctaaaaaccaactcatacgcgtattagccttgccatacgcgtatcaccaggacCAATTTCCTCTTTCAAatttctcatacgcgtatgagcatcctcatacgctcctcatacgcaaatcaccagtacatggtatttgggacagggcagctgcgtatcatacgcgtatagcctttggggaatgtccctcatacgcgtatgacctcatcccatacgcgtatggcactgtatcatacgcgaaaaaccagaaaaatgcctAGAATTCTGCAgtttcgtaacagtccaattctcactcgtttctactcacaccagtccacgattttgagtctaaaacattCCATTTTCACGTTTTCATTCATAGGATTCATTCATACAGATTACTCTATCATCCTATATCAATTCACACATTGAAATCCCAAAATCTAAATTAATTCTTAGAACctaaaaacctaactctgacatacaaatcagattgactcaacaacacaactaatcatgcactatcatccataattacaataagagatgataattggaagagtccccccttaccttagccaaaaatctggatttttccccttcttcttcatcaaacccgtaagccattTTTCCTCaatttcagcaagaatctccaatcttcaaactctcttatctccctcatcgagaacctccctgacacgaattaatatatcaaatcgaaggaaattttgtgtagaatccgaatctttgagaattacctgatttggatctatgagcagagagttatgacccattttgtgagggaTGCACCATGAATacaaaaatctcttttctccatgaattctccttctctccctcttaggttttcctcctatatttctcaattttctcttatttacttgttttattaaaacatggcataatttagcaatgggctcaacacttaacaccccctcattactaaataccccacttggcccaaagaccaatcctccataattcttccaattagttcaacgaaaataccaaataattctaaataataatttaatttccgattaaattaaaattagaaaatatgggttgTTACATCGGCCAACCTAGCTAAAATAGTATGAACCTCACCATCAGGGTTCACCAAACCCACGAGGCTATCTAAGTGAACAGCGATGAACTATAAGCGGTTGTCCTGGTCACATGTgggaggtggaggtggtggtggtggatcagAAGAATCTCTGGTATCAGAAGGCCCTGGAACATCAGATGATGTGGAAGATGGTATGACCCTAGGGTGTGACACACTGTGGAACCACTCTCGAGGAATTTCTTCAACTTCGACCCGTGAGAAGCGACCTTCAACACTGGACGATCCTGtaacaaaataatacaattaaaacaaattagtaTACATCAAATCGcgtaataaacataaaaattagcatttaAACGAGAGCAATATTACATTCCTCGCCCAGCCATATCCTATAAGCGACATGGTCAACGTATCTCGTCAACACAGACATGTCAGAAGGTCCTCCGGGAAACCTCCATGAGTGTGTACTGATGGCTCCATAGATGCACGAGTTATGGTATCTATATCCTCAACTACCTGTTCTTGAATCACCTGATCTTGAACCACCGTCTCCTGAACCATTGGCTCAACAACTACCTGCTCCTGGACCACCTGAACCATCGACAACAATTCGCTTTCTCACGAGTTCTCAATCAGAGCATACATTACCTTTTCTGCTGGTCCTTTTGTATCCAGAGGATTCTTCTTTGTATTATGGTCTtctgaagtttctgaacttcctttgcttgttcttccagaattGATTCACTCTTCTGGAAAGAAGAGACAACTCATCTTCCTCCTCTGATCCGGATTCGcttaagcattcttccttagcctGCAAAGCGTCAGTTTCAATTTTTTAACAGATTTAAGAGCTATAGTCTTActtttcttttgaggctcatttccatcgagctcaatctcatgacttcttagaGCACTGATGAGTTCTTCAAGGGATACTTCATCTAGATTTTTTGCTACTTTGAACACTGTAACCATTGGCCCCCAACTTCTTGGTAGACTTCTGATtattttcttgacatgatcagctttaaTATATCCTTTGTTTAGAACTCTTAAGCCAGCAATCAAAGTTTGAAACCTCGTGAACATGGCTTCAATGGTATCATCATCTTCCatattgaaggcttcatacttctggataagAGCCAGtgcttttgtctctttgacttgaacattgccttcatgagtcattttgagtGACTCAAATATGTCGTGTGTTGTGTCTCTGTTTGTGATTTTTTCATATTCAGCGTGTGAGATAACACTTAGTAATATGGTTCTGGCTTTGTGATGCTTATTGAAATCCTTCTTTTGTTGATCTATCATGTTTTTTCTGTCTATCTTTTTGCCTTCATTTACAGGATGTTCGTAGTTATCTACTACAGTATCCCATAGGTCAGGGTCAAATCCTAGAAAGAAGCTTTCCATTCTATCTTTCTAGTATTCGAAGTTTTCCCCATCAAATACAGG from Vicia villosa cultivar HV-30 ecotype Madison, WI linkage group LG4, Vvil1.0, whole genome shotgun sequence encodes the following:
- the LOC131594640 gene encoding protein EPIDERMAL PATTERNING FACTOR 2-like, which produces MSTYSLRAHKYLLVVIFFTLFSIGWSLRVIPNHAKLTRLQEEKSEIRGEKEETREDNTAMELYPNGSTIPDCSHACGPCSPCKRVMVGFIKCAMTESCPIVYRCTCKGKYYHVPSN